One segment of Maridesulfovibrio ferrireducens DNA contains the following:
- a CDS encoding Crp/Fnr family transcriptional regulator codes for MSSLKPKSITFSKGDVIFREGDMGNVAYIITKGTVNIVKQIHGVNNVLATLGSGEIFGEMAIISRSPRVAGAEAETSCTLMVLTANLIMTLLKKSHPTVFHLTRVLASRLATANKNIIENRSGNIWMTLCRLLNLKFRIFTNSPEQDKEVGVNYKDFCYELSSIINISESEIERMITAACSFNLITKSKMVSRVYLAINDPEHFLEVAESLSNDVNKFRGKICYTEYVDIHDFSELFDSLPELIYKKIGVGDFPEDICVLHKGATYKWAKKKGDEYFLETKRKRKSIEELENVNDIVFVDIGTLKQIFSRLGYYKLGILLAIAAEEGRDRILAAISSKIANAITKESKGLDAIDQNEADEVEEELLDMIREVKLGKKE; via the coding sequence GTGAGTTCCTTAAAACCTAAGTCAATAACCTTTTCTAAGGGTGATGTTATTTTCCGTGAAGGCGACATGGGAAATGTTGCCTATATTATTACCAAGGGTACTGTTAATATTGTTAAACAAATTCATGGTGTTAATAATGTTTTAGCAACTCTTGGTTCTGGTGAAATTTTTGGCGAAATGGCCATAATATCAAGGAGTCCTCGAGTTGCCGGGGCGGAAGCTGAAACAAGTTGTACTTTGATGGTTTTAACTGCCAACCTTATTATGACCTTGCTTAAAAAGAGCCATCCAACTGTATTTCATCTCACTCGGGTACTGGCCTCAAGACTTGCTACCGCTAATAAAAATATAATTGAAAACAGAAGTGGCAATATCTGGATGACCCTGTGCCGTCTTCTTAATCTTAAATTTAGAATATTTACGAATTCTCCGGAACAAGATAAAGAGGTTGGAGTTAATTATAAAGATTTTTGTTATGAACTTAGCAGTATAATAAATATTTCAGAATCAGAAATAGAAAGGATGATTACTGCTGCTTGTTCTTTTAATCTTATAACAAAAAGTAAAATGGTAAGCAGAGTTTATCTTGCTATCAATGATCCTGAACACTTTTTGGAAGTGGCAGAAAGTTTGTCTAATGATGTTAATAAGTTCAGAGGGAAGATTTGTTACACTGAGTACGTTGATATTCATGACTTTTCTGAGCTGTTCGATTCTCTTCCAGAGTTGATTTATAAAAAAATAGGTGTTGGTGATTTTCCTGAAGATATTTGTGTCTTACACAAAGGCGCAACATACAAATGGGCTAAAAAGAAGGGAGATGAATATTTTCTGGAAACCAAACGTAAACGTAAGTCCATTGAAGAGTTAGAAAATGTTAATGATATCGTTTTTGTTGATATTGGAACTTTAAAGCAAATTTTCAGCAGGCTTGGTTATTATAAGCTGGGTATATTATTGGCAATTGCCGCGGAAGAAGGCAGAGACAGGATATTAGCAGCGATTTCTTCAAAGATTGCAAACGCTATTACTAAAGAATCAAAAGGTTTAGACGCTATTGATCAGAACGAAGCTGATGAAGTGGAAGAAGAATTGCTTGATATGATCAGAGAAGTTAAATTAGGTAAAAAGGAATAG
- a CDS encoding TVP38/TMEM64 family protein yields MKNKILIFILLLAGVFLFFALDFDRFLTLDYLKSSRQEFQVFYELHPFGSIFSFFVIYVVIVGLNLPGAAVLGLAGGALFGFTVGVVTISFASSIGATIACFFSRYLFRDYVQRRFGDKLEKVNNGIKNEGAFYLFTMRLIPAIPFVVINLVMGLTPMRLRTFYWVSQIGMLPGTMVFVNAGKELGQISSVSGILQPSLIISFIILGLFPLFVRKAVSFVKERNINKIT; encoded by the coding sequence ATGAAAAACAAAATATTAATATTCATATTGTTGTTGGCAGGAGTTTTTCTCTTTTTTGCCCTTGATTTTGATAGGTTCTTAACCTTGGATTATTTGAAAAGTTCAAGGCAGGAATTTCAAGTTTTTTATGAGTTGCATCCATTTGGATCAATCTTTAGTTTTTTTGTTATTTACGTTGTCATTGTAGGGCTTAATTTGCCGGGGGCCGCAGTACTTGGCCTTGCCGGAGGAGCTCTTTTCGGTTTTACCGTTGGCGTGGTTACCATCTCTTTTGCCAGTTCTATCGGGGCGACAATTGCCTGTTTTTTTTCGCGCTATTTATTTCGGGACTATGTTCAGCGTAGGTTTGGAGATAAGCTGGAAAAAGTCAACAACGGAATAAAAAACGAAGGAGCATTCTATCTATTCACAATGCGCCTTATTCCGGCTATTCCTTTTGTTGTAATTAATCTCGTGATGGGACTTACTCCCATGAGACTTCGGACTTTTTATTGGGTCTCCCAGATCGGAATGCTGCCCGGAACAATGGTTTTTGTGAACGCCGGAAAGGAGCTTGGTCAAATTTCGTCTGTATCCGGTATTCTTCAACCGAGTTTAATAATTTCTTTTATTATATTAGGTTTGTTTCCACTTTTTGTCAGAAAAGCAGTTAGTTTCGTAAAAGAACGAAATATTAATAAAATAACTTAA
- a CDS encoding glycosyltransferase — MNQNVCFFNSNKAWGGGEKWNHHFSLLLRDKGYRVFVVTNHNSELKKRLENEPGITLHSESIGNLSFLNPAIMLRLKSFFQQNDIKTVITALPSDVKSGGFAAKCAGVSKVIYRRGIAVPVKNSFLNRQIFSKVVDRLIVNSLETKRTVLINNKNLINESKIRLIHNGFDVVEFDNQPSEQIYTRLGDEVIIGNAARLTAQKGQKFLIEAAEILKKKGLNFRILIAGKGEMEEELKDYSTKHGVSDVVDFIGFVEDMKSFYASQDIFCLPSLWEGFGYALVEAMTLEKPVVGFEISSNPEVVKNGKTGILVPSEDSSQLASALEKLILDAGLRNKMGKAGRERVLNKFNTPLVLGKLIDLIEE, encoded by the coding sequence GTGAATCAAAACGTTTGTTTTTTTAATAGTAATAAAGCGTGGGGCGGCGGGGAAAAATGGAATCACCATTTTTCCCTGCTCCTGCGGGACAAAGGATATCGAGTTTTTGTTGTCACAAATCACAACTCAGAACTCAAAAAAAGATTAGAAAACGAACCAGGAATCACTCTTCACAGTGAATCCATCGGCAATCTTTCGTTTTTAAATCCAGCCATAATGCTACGCCTTAAATCTTTTTTTCAGCAAAACGACATAAAAACAGTTATCACCGCCCTACCGTCTGACGTTAAAAGCGGTGGTTTTGCAGCCAAATGCGCAGGTGTTTCCAAGGTTATTTATCGCCGTGGAATTGCAGTTCCGGTCAAAAACAGTTTCCTCAACAGACAGATATTCTCAAAAGTTGTTGACCGTTTAATCGTTAATTCGCTTGAAACCAAACGCACAGTTCTTATCAACAATAAGAACCTTATAAACGAATCAAAAATAAGATTAATCCATAACGGCTTCGATGTTGTAGAATTTGACAATCAGCCAAGTGAACAGATTTATACTCGGTTAGGTGATGAAGTAATCATTGGTAATGCAGCTAGACTGACAGCTCAAAAAGGACAAAAATTTCTGATTGAAGCGGCTGAAATTCTTAAAAAGAAAGGGCTTAATTTCCGAATCCTAATCGCCGGAAAAGGTGAAATGGAAGAAGAGCTTAAAGACTACTCTACAAAACACGGAGTATCTGATGTTGTTGACTTTATAGGCTTTGTTGAAGACATGAAATCGTTCTACGCATCTCAAGATATATTCTGCCTGCCATCATTATGGGAAGGATTCGGTTACGCACTTGTTGAAGCCATGACTCTTGAAAAACCAGTTGTCGGTTTTGAAATCAGCTCCAATCCGGAAGTAGTAAAGAACGGTAAAACCGGAATTCTTGTTCCATCTGAAGATTCATCACAGCTGGCATCTGCCCTTGAAAAACTAATTTTAGATGCTGGATTACGCAATAAAATGGGTAAAGCGGGTAGAGAAAGAGTGTTAAATAAATTCAACACTCCACTCGTTCTTGGAAAATTAATTGACCTGATTGAAGAATAA
- a CDS encoding Crp/Fnr family transcriptional regulator translates to MARSPLTSITTKTSPTIRNYHKGKVIFHEGQESKVAYMIKSGSVNVFKNIDNKKTVLMTLHRGDIFGEMSLLANEKRSVSVEAASYCELVPLTEDIMNRLLDASPVTVKKIVELLAERVLRVDNEAVTVDEGGPFLSLATILDLAYKDYAYIPRDKKREIENYEMGLSVKSFTETVKGLAVFSTIEIDSFLHTIFKFRLIDIKSKQKSGKSAFVERYIKIPDFNEFMLSLRKLYSEVKELGADVEYKMNFMTFSDLAVRTGSRPEFIYNKVMKEEFPENLLFFNRAKAINWSKDKEPDFFKKFKRPKKSLNEIDNVDDFVFIDNPTLQIALKDFNYYKISVLYSAADEQNKKKILLNINRKQAGILQSEPPAARDVSDLDVLECSDEVIDIIKKLKGL, encoded by the coding sequence ATGGCTAGATCTCCCTTAACGTCTATAACGACAAAGACGTCTCCTACTATCCGGAATTATCATAAAGGTAAGGTTATTTTCCATGAAGGACAGGAAAGTAAAGTTGCTTATATGATTAAATCCGGTTCAGTTAATGTTTTTAAAAATATTGATAATAAAAAAACAGTATTAATGACTCTTCATCGTGGTGATATTTTTGGAGAAATGTCATTACTTGCGAACGAAAAACGTTCTGTAAGTGTTGAGGCTGCAAGCTATTGTGAATTAGTTCCTTTGACTGAGGATATCATGAACAGGCTGCTTGATGCCTCTCCTGTAACTGTTAAAAAAATAGTTGAATTGCTTGCTGAGCGGGTTTTACGTGTAGATAATGAAGCTGTTACCGTTGATGAAGGTGGACCGTTTCTTTCATTGGCTACAATATTAGACCTTGCTTATAAGGATTATGCGTATATTCCGCGAGATAAGAAGCGCGAAATAGAAAATTATGAGATGGGTCTTTCAGTAAAGTCTTTTACGGAAACAGTGAAAGGTCTCGCTGTGTTTTCTACAATAGAAATTGATTCTTTTCTTCATACAATTTTTAAATTTAGACTGATTGACATTAAATCGAAGCAGAAAAGCGGTAAAAGTGCTTTTGTTGAAAGATATATCAAGATACCAGATTTTAATGAATTTATGTTATCTTTAAGAAAATTGTATTCAGAGGTCAAAGAACTTGGGGCTGATGTTGAATACAAGATGAATTTTATGACTTTTTCCGATCTTGCAGTGCGAACAGGAAGTCGACCTGAATTTATTTATAACAAAGTTATGAAAGAAGAGTTCCCTGAAAATTTATTGTTTTTTAATAGAGCAAAAGCAATAAACTGGAGTAAGGATAAAGAACCTGATTTTTTTAAAAAGTTTAAACGGCCTAAAAAATCCTTGAATGAAATTGATAATGTTGATGATTTTGTTTTTATTGATAATCCTACGTTACAAATAGCGTTGAAAGATTTTAATTATTATAAAATATCTGTTCTTTATTCTGCTGCCGACGAACAAAATAAAAAGAAAATTTTGCTGAATATAAATAGAAAACAAGCTGGTATTCTTCAGTCTGAACCGCCTGCCGCTCGTGATGTAAGCGATTTAGATGTCCTAGAATGTTCAGATGAAGTGATAGATATTATTAAAAAATTAAAAGGGTTATAG
- a CDS encoding HD domain-containing protein, translated as MKNKKKTLSILMVGGSIRDLLLGKTPNDFDFLVASGSVEDFKKEFPYAKPVGKSYEIFFQKGFEFSFPRITGQTVEETIDLDLSARDFTINGFALDEDGELYAHPNGLEDLYSKTLRPAFAETFKSDPLRVFRAATFLARFPDFTAHPDLITSMREAFEKGWLTNIAPDRIGVELIKALKSDKPGNFVRTLQAANCFEPWFTEFSGSDGITAGPPKFHDKSVLGHISEIMDKVAGNPITCWMATCHDLGKILTPTELLPAHHGHDIKGIALASKLSKRLLLPNKYIKAGELAAELHMKAGNYKELRPATKVDLLMKLHKNDLVKNMRDLCRADKNEDTMATAMTDLAKILKVSLPEQDRNLGKESGKKLRSLRAQKISSKLTT; from the coding sequence ATGAAAAATAAGAAAAAAACATTATCCATTTTAATGGTCGGAGGTTCAATCCGAGACTTACTCCTAGGAAAAACACCGAATGATTTTGATTTCTTAGTTGCGTCCGGTTCTGTTGAGGACTTTAAAAAAGAATTCCCATATGCCAAGCCAGTCGGCAAATCCTATGAAATATTTTTCCAGAAAGGATTTGAATTCTCCTTTCCCAGAATAACAGGACAAACGGTCGAAGAAACAATAGATCTCGACCTGTCTGCAAGAGATTTCACCATAAACGGCTTCGCTCTGGATGAGGATGGAGAACTGTATGCACATCCTAACGGACTCGAAGATTTATATTCTAAAACCCTGCGGCCTGCATTCGCAGAAACATTTAAATCAGACCCGTTAAGAGTTTTTCGCGCCGCAACATTTCTTGCCAGATTTCCAGACTTTACAGCTCACCCGGACCTGATCACCAGCATGCGGGAAGCTTTTGAAAAAGGATGGCTGACAAACATAGCTCCTGACAGAATAGGAGTAGAATTAATTAAAGCCCTCAAAAGTGACAAACCGGGCAATTTTGTGAGAACTCTTCAGGCCGCGAATTGCTTTGAACCTTGGTTTACTGAATTCTCCGGTTCAGACGGAATCACAGCTGGACCTCCGAAATTTCATGACAAATCTGTACTAGGACATATCTCCGAAATTATGGACAAAGTAGCCGGAAATCCGATCACCTGCTGGATGGCCACGTGTCACGATCTCGGCAAAATTTTAACTCCAACAGAACTTTTGCCGGCTCACCACGGACACGATATAAAAGGAATCGCCCTTGCATCTAAACTCAGCAAGAGGCTGCTGCTTCCTAACAAGTATATAAAAGCCGGAGAGTTAGCGGCAGAACTACATATGAAAGCAGGAAACTATAAAGAGCTACGGCCGGCCACAAAAGTAGACCTGCTTATGAAACTCCACAAGAATGATTTGGTGAAAAACATGAGAGATCTTTGCCGCGCAGACAAAAATGAAGATACAATGGCAACCGCAATGACCGATCTGGCCAAGATATTAAAAGTCAGCCTACCGGAACAAGATAGAAACTTAGGCAAAGAGTCAGGAAAAAAGCTTAGAAGTTTGCGTGCTCAAAAAATTTCATCCAAGCTTACTACCTGA
- a CDS encoding metal-dependent hydrolase, translating into MPGYRVHISGAIVAGLLVLLLLVNIGMYIIDPQQVAILIVLCVLGALFPDIDTDSKGKRIFYSGMLILSLALIYFEEFRWAAYLGVLAILPGVSAHRGWTHTWWAMLLVPMPMLVLPYYVYGQQFPTLLPYYVAFVTGYFSHLLLDKEF; encoded by the coding sequence ATGCCCGGATATAGAGTACATATCAGCGGAGCGATTGTCGCTGGACTATTGGTTCTTTTACTGTTGGTTAACATCGGAATGTATATTATTGATCCGCAGCAGGTTGCTATTTTGATAGTGCTGTGTGTTCTCGGCGCGCTTTTCCCTGATATTGATACAGATTCAAAGGGGAAACGGATTTTTTATTCGGGGATGCTGATTCTGTCGCTTGCGTTGATTTATTTTGAAGAATTTAGGTGGGCGGCATATCTTGGGGTTTTGGCCATACTGCCGGGGGTAAGTGCTCATCGCGGGTGGACACATACTTGGTGGGCGATGCTGTTAGTTCCCATGCCTATGCTGGTGTTACCATATTATGTTTATGGTCAGCAGTTTCCGACTTTACTTCCATATTATGTAGCGTTTGTAACAGGATATTTCTCTCATCTGCTGCTGGATAAAGAGTTTTAA
- the sucD gene encoding succinate--CoA ligase subunit alpha codes for MLLNEHLSKTLLKEAARIPVPTGVKITLKDLPALEPYFPLPWILKAQVPVGGRGKAGGIQKVDSREEYEKTARQILSMEIKGNKVPFIRAEPAVDIRQEFYLSLTLSRQRRKVIMTVGREGGVEIETMGPENLLVQEISLPGGLQPNQIRAAFFHIGLAKELFGDFSTIVTNLYKTMIDYGLLLAEINPLALTGYGKLLALDGKIEMDDNIVDINPAFERFYQPEHSTREENIARDAGMSFVSLKGWVGLIANGAGLAMASMDALNFSKLPAANFLDLGGAADQKRIETALGLLFKDEQVEAIFINLFGGILSCELVAKALVAALGGKAPEKPIVVRMSGNSADKGLKILKDLNSDKLHRAHNMNEAVEILRTLKPANAPVIKFAEPISAMPESTPVDVGYKSSSIFDIDKDTPILVQGITGQEGRLHTRLMLEYGSNIVAGVTPFKGGQEVLGVPVYNSIKEAQLHHKIGASIIFVPPKLATDAILEAASCEIPWVVCITEGIVQSSMLNVLEQIKGGKTRVVGPNTPGLIVPGQTKIGILPTTPFSPGPVAVLSRSGTLTYEVADRLNQVGIGQSLSVGIGGDSYIGTTFADMFEMLRNHDETKAVMVLGEIGGTAEQDLADYVIKTGFDKPVLSFIAGQTAPPGKRLGHAGAILQEGTGVQGKLEKMRSAGFTVCPSLESIPQLTADALGIKL; via the coding sequence ATGCTGCTCAATGAACATCTCAGCAAGACACTACTTAAAGAGGCCGCCAGAATTCCTGTTCCGACAGGTGTTAAAATAACCCTGAAAGATCTCCCCGCATTAGAACCCTACTTTCCTTTGCCTTGGATTCTAAAAGCACAGGTCCCGGTCGGGGGACGTGGAAAAGCTGGCGGAATTCAAAAAGTAGATTCGCGGGAAGAGTATGAAAAAACTGCTCGTCAAATTTTATCAATGGAGATCAAAGGAAATAAAGTTCCCTTTATCAGAGCAGAACCGGCAGTTGATATCCGTCAAGAATTTTATCTTTCACTCACCCTTTCAAGACAGCGCCGCAAAGTTATAATGACTGTAGGACGTGAAGGTGGTGTTGAAATTGAAACCATGGGGCCGGAAAACCTTCTGGTCCAAGAAATAAGCCTGCCCGGTGGATTGCAGCCGAATCAAATCAGAGCTGCATTTTTTCACATCGGACTGGCCAAAGAGCTTTTTGGTGATTTCAGCACCATAGTTACCAACTTATATAAAACAATGATTGATTACGGCTTACTACTTGCCGAAATCAATCCTCTGGCATTAACCGGATACGGCAAACTACTCGCTCTCGATGGTAAAATTGAAATGGACGATAATATCGTTGATATCAATCCGGCCTTCGAACGTTTTTACCAGCCTGAGCATTCAACCCGCGAAGAAAACATCGCCCGAGATGCGGGAATGAGCTTTGTTTCGCTGAAAGGATGGGTAGGATTAATTGCCAACGGTGCAGGCCTTGCTATGGCATCAATGGATGCTCTCAACTTCTCTAAGCTACCGGCAGCCAACTTTTTAGACCTTGGCGGAGCAGCGGATCAAAAACGTATTGAAACCGCTTTAGGGCTGCTGTTTAAGGATGAACAGGTTGAAGCAATTTTCATTAACCTGTTCGGAGGAATACTTTCCTGCGAATTAGTTGCCAAGGCACTGGTCGCCGCCCTTGGAGGAAAAGCACCGGAAAAACCTATAGTGGTCCGCATGTCCGGCAACAGCGCGGATAAAGGGCTTAAAATTCTTAAAGATCTCAACAGTGACAAACTGCATCGTGCCCATAATATGAATGAAGCTGTCGAAATATTGCGGACACTTAAACCCGCAAACGCTCCCGTAATAAAATTTGCAGAACCGATTTCAGCAATGCCGGAATCAACACCTGTAGATGTTGGATACAAATCTTCAAGTATTTTCGATATTGACAAAGACACTCCCATACTTGTGCAGGGAATCACCGGACAGGAAGGACGTCTGCACACACGGCTCATGCTCGAATACGGAAGCAACATTGTTGCCGGAGTAACTCCGTTTAAAGGCGGCCAGGAAGTTTTGGGTGTGCCGGTTTATAACAGCATAAAAGAAGCACAGCTCCATCACAAAATAGGTGCGAGCATCATTTTCGTGCCGCCAAAGCTTGCGACAGATGCAATCTTGGAAGCTGCGTCATGTGAAATTCCTTGGGTTGTGTGCATCACCGAAGGCATTGTTCAGAGTTCAATGCTGAATGTTCTTGAACAGATAAAAGGCGGCAAAACCCGTGTAGTCGGCCCCAATACTCCCGGACTGATCGTTCCCGGTCAGACAAAAATAGGAATATTACCGACAACACCATTCTCACCCGGGCCTGTCGCTGTCCTTTCTCGAAGCGGAACCCTTACCTATGAAGTTGCCGACCGCTTAAACCAAGTTGGAATCGGGCAATCACTTAGTGTCGGAATCGGCGGGGATTCTTATATCGGAACCACTTTCGCAGATATGTTCGAAATGCTGCGTAACCACGATGAAACCAAGGCTGTCATGGTTCTCGGTGAAATCGGCGGAACTGCTGAGCAGGATCTAGCTGACTATGTAATCAAAACAGGGTTTGACAAACCCGTACTTTCCTTTATTGCTGGGCAGACCGCACCTCCCGGGAAACGGCTCGGTCATGCAGGTGCAATTTTGCAGGAAGGTACCGGAGTTCAAGGCAAACTGGAAAAAATGCGTTCAGCAGGTTTCACGGTCTGCCCAAGCCTTGAATCAATTCCACAGCTCACAGCGGACGCTCTCGGAATAAAATTATAG